A single region of the Brachypodium distachyon strain Bd21 chromosome 3, Brachypodium_distachyon_v3.0, whole genome shotgun sequence genome encodes:
- the LOC100837099 gene encoding GTPase-activating protein gyp7 isoform X2 produces the protein MKALRRSSTSSSSSSSSSPRTPSSPPPPSSWRHRRSLLLVASSSLAAAAKSAAPAPAMLAADSSASSQALYSPNSDRGGTKSPWSRRKRKGALSCERWRQLFSSNGRLRDGGRKFLKKVRSGGIEPGIRAEVWPFLLGVYDLNSSEEERNTIKIKKRNEYEKLRRKCHQILNCYKGFELKVINEVTNEGCSGGATYMEDVSTSVSVSPKEFSCLVSKANSPESADRAAAECMDEDISELIHVDQCMAESESSESESSDEDDHGQISMGANIEENCAPEPKFVRSASSKSDFFRSNKTPEDFATWQRIIRLDAIRANTDWALFSHNQAEVCKENALQHALSIGLKDYDHLEPYMIYHAARLVALLEAYALYDPEIGYCQGMSDLLSPIIAVMEEDHEAFWCFVGFMRKARHNFRLDEVGIKTQLKTVSRIIKRKDSHLYRHLQKLQAEDCFFVYRMVLVLFRRELTFEQTLCLWEVMWADQAAIRAGIRRSTWGKIRLHAPPTDDLLLYAIAACVLQRRKLIIERYSSMDEILRECQSMAGQLDVWRLLDDAHDLVVNLHNKI, from the exons ATGAAGGCCCTGCGGCGATCCAGCACCTCGTCTTCGtcatcttcgtcttcgtcCCCGAGGACCCCGtcatccccgccgccgccttcgtcgtGGCGCCACCGCCGGTCCCTTCTGctcgtcgcctcctcctcgttggcggcggcggcgaaatcggccgcgccggcgccggcgatgcTTGCGGCGGATTCCTCCGCTTCCTCGCAGGCTTTGTACTCGCCGAACTCCGACCG AGGCGGAACTAAATCTCCATGGTCtcggaggaaaagaaaaggagcacTATCTTGTGAAAGATGGAGACAACTATTTTCTTCCAATGGGAGGCTTCGTGATGGAGGAAGaaaatttctgaaaaaagTTCGCAGTGGG GGAATTGAACCGGGTATAAGAGCTGAAGTTTGGCCCTTTTTACTTGGAGT CTATGATTTGAATAGTTCTGAAGAGGAAAGGAATACCATCAAGATAAAGAAAAG GAATGAGTACGAAAAGCTGAGGCGCAAGTGCCATCAAATTCTGAACTGCTACAAGGGATTTGAGCTAAAGGTTATAAATGAAGTTACTAATGAGGGTTGTTCTGGTGGTGCAACTTATATGGAAGACGTTAGTACAAGTGTTTCTGTGTCACCCAAGGAATTTAGTTGTTTAGTCAGCAAGGCGAACAGCCCCGAGAGTGCTGACCGTGCTGCTGCAGAATGCATGGATGAAGATATAAGTGAGTTAATTCATGTAGACCAATGCATGGCAGAATCAGAATCTTCTGAGTCAGAGTCTTCGGATGAAGATGACCATGGGCAGATATCCATGGGTGCCAATATAGAAGAGAACTGTGCTCCGGAGCCTAAATTTGTCAGGAGTGCCTCATCCAAGTCAGACTTCTTTAGATCCAACAAAACTCCAgaggattttgcaacatggCAGCGTATTATACGTCTAGATGCTATCCGCGCAAACACAGATTGGGCTTTATTCTCCCATAACCAAGCTGAAGTCTGTAAAGAGAATGCACTGCAGCATGCATTATCGATTGGGTTGAAAGATTATGACCATTTAGAACCTTACATGATCTATCATGCGGCCCGGTTAGTTGCATTGCTCGAGGCATATGCTCTCTATGATCCAGAGATTGGCTACTGCCAAGGTATGAGTGACCTCTTGTCGCCTATAATCGCGGTGATGGAGGAAGACCACGAAGCATTTTGGTGCTTTGTGGGTTTCATGAGGAAAGCGAGGCACAACTTCAGGCTCGACGAGGTTGGGATAAAAACACAGCTGAAGACTGTCTCCCGGATTATCAAGCGCAAGGACTCGCACCTCTACCGGCACCTGCAGAAGCTGCAGGCCGAGGACTGCTTCTTTGTGTACAGGATGGTGTTGGTTCTATTCAGGAGAGAGCTCACCTTTGAGCAGACCCTGTGTCTGTGGGAGGTGATGTGGGCCGATCAGGCTGCCATTCGGGCCGGGATCAGAAGGTCCACATGGGGAAAGATAAGGCTCCATGCTCCTCCCACCGACGACCTGCTGCTCTATGCTATTGCGGCCTGTGTCCTTCAGAGGAGGAAGCTGATCATCGAGAGGTACAGCAGCATGGATGAGATACTGCGGGAGTGCCAAAGCATGGCGGGGCAGCTTGACGTCTGGAGGCTTCTGGACGACGCGCACGACTTGGTCGTTAACCTGCATAATAAAATCTGA
- the LOC100837099 gene encoding GTPase-activating protein gyp7 isoform X1: MKALRRSSTSSSSSSSSSPRTPSSPPPPSSWRHRRSLLLVASSSLAAAAKSAAPAPAMLAADSSASSQALYSPNSDRKQSVFRGGTKSPWSRRKRKGALSCERWRQLFSSNGRLRDGGRKFLKKVRSGGIEPGIRAEVWPFLLGVYDLNSSEEERNTIKIKKRNEYEKLRRKCHQILNCYKGFELKVINEVTNEGCSGGATYMEDVSTSVSVSPKEFSCLVSKANSPESADRAAAECMDEDISELIHVDQCMAESESSESESSDEDDHGQISMGANIEENCAPEPKFVRSASSKSDFFRSNKTPEDFATWQRIIRLDAIRANTDWALFSHNQAEVCKENALQHALSIGLKDYDHLEPYMIYHAARLVALLEAYALYDPEIGYCQGMSDLLSPIIAVMEEDHEAFWCFVGFMRKARHNFRLDEVGIKTQLKTVSRIIKRKDSHLYRHLQKLQAEDCFFVYRMVLVLFRRELTFEQTLCLWEVMWADQAAIRAGIRRSTWGKIRLHAPPTDDLLLYAIAACVLQRRKLIIERYSSMDEILRECQSMAGQLDVWRLLDDAHDLVVNLHNKI; this comes from the exons ATGAAGGCCCTGCGGCGATCCAGCACCTCGTCTTCGtcatcttcgtcttcgtcCCCGAGGACCCCGtcatccccgccgccgccttcgtcgtGGCGCCACCGCCGGTCCCTTCTGctcgtcgcctcctcctcgttggcggcggcggcgaaatcggccgcgccggcgccggcgatgcTTGCGGCGGATTCCTCCGCTTCCTCGCAGGCTTTGTACTCGCCGAACTCCGACCG TAAGCAATCTGTTTTCAGAGGCGGAACTAAATCTCCATGGTCtcggaggaaaagaaaaggagcacTATCTTGTGAAAGATGGAGACAACTATTTTCTTCCAATGGGAGGCTTCGTGATGGAGGAAGaaaatttctgaaaaaagTTCGCAGTGGG GGAATTGAACCGGGTATAAGAGCTGAAGTTTGGCCCTTTTTACTTGGAGT CTATGATTTGAATAGTTCTGAAGAGGAAAGGAATACCATCAAGATAAAGAAAAG GAATGAGTACGAAAAGCTGAGGCGCAAGTGCCATCAAATTCTGAACTGCTACAAGGGATTTGAGCTAAAGGTTATAAATGAAGTTACTAATGAGGGTTGTTCTGGTGGTGCAACTTATATGGAAGACGTTAGTACAAGTGTTTCTGTGTCACCCAAGGAATTTAGTTGTTTAGTCAGCAAGGCGAACAGCCCCGAGAGTGCTGACCGTGCTGCTGCAGAATGCATGGATGAAGATATAAGTGAGTTAATTCATGTAGACCAATGCATGGCAGAATCAGAATCTTCTGAGTCAGAGTCTTCGGATGAAGATGACCATGGGCAGATATCCATGGGTGCCAATATAGAAGAGAACTGTGCTCCGGAGCCTAAATTTGTCAGGAGTGCCTCATCCAAGTCAGACTTCTTTAGATCCAACAAAACTCCAgaggattttgcaacatggCAGCGTATTATACGTCTAGATGCTATCCGCGCAAACACAGATTGGGCTTTATTCTCCCATAACCAAGCTGAAGTCTGTAAAGAGAATGCACTGCAGCATGCATTATCGATTGGGTTGAAAGATTATGACCATTTAGAACCTTACATGATCTATCATGCGGCCCGGTTAGTTGCATTGCTCGAGGCATATGCTCTCTATGATCCAGAGATTGGCTACTGCCAAGGTATGAGTGACCTCTTGTCGCCTATAATCGCGGTGATGGAGGAAGACCACGAAGCATTTTGGTGCTTTGTGGGTTTCATGAGGAAAGCGAGGCACAACTTCAGGCTCGACGAGGTTGGGATAAAAACACAGCTGAAGACTGTCTCCCGGATTATCAAGCGCAAGGACTCGCACCTCTACCGGCACCTGCAGAAGCTGCAGGCCGAGGACTGCTTCTTTGTGTACAGGATGGTGTTGGTTCTATTCAGGAGAGAGCTCACCTTTGAGCAGACCCTGTGTCTGTGGGAGGTGATGTGGGCCGATCAGGCTGCCATTCGGGCCGGGATCAGAAGGTCCACATGGGGAAAGATAAGGCTCCATGCTCCTCCCACCGACGACCTGCTGCTCTATGCTATTGCGGCCTGTGTCCTTCAGAGGAGGAAGCTGATCATCGAGAGGTACAGCAGCATGGATGAGATACTGCGGGAGTGCCAAAGCATGGCGGGGCAGCTTGACGTCTGGAGGCTTCTGGACGACGCGCACGACTTGGTCGTTAACCTGCATAATAAAATCTGA
- the LOC100837099 gene encoding GTPase-activating protein gyp7 isoform X3: MGYWCIKSKQSVFRGGTKSPWSRRKRKGALSCERWRQLFSSNGRLRDGGRKFLKKVRSGGIEPGIRAEVWPFLLGVYDLNSSEEERNTIKIKKRNEYEKLRRKCHQILNCYKGFELKVINEVTNEGCSGGATYMEDVSTSVSVSPKEFSCLVSKANSPESADRAAAECMDEDISELIHVDQCMAESESSESESSDEDDHGQISMGANIEENCAPEPKFVRSASSKSDFFRSNKTPEDFATWQRIIRLDAIRANTDWALFSHNQAEVCKENALQHALSIGLKDYDHLEPYMIYHAARLVALLEAYALYDPEIGYCQGMSDLLSPIIAVMEEDHEAFWCFVGFMRKARHNFRLDEVGIKTQLKTVSRIIKRKDSHLYRHLQKLQAEDCFFVYRMVLVLFRRELTFEQTLCLWEVMWADQAAIRAGIRRSTWGKIRLHAPPTDDLLLYAIAACVLQRRKLIIERYSSMDEILRECQSMAGQLDVWRLLDDAHDLVVNLHNKI, encoded by the exons ATGGGGTATTGGTGCATAAAGAG TAAGCAATCTGTTTTCAGAGGCGGAACTAAATCTCCATGGTCtcggaggaaaagaaaaggagcacTATCTTGTGAAAGATGGAGACAACTATTTTCTTCCAATGGGAGGCTTCGTGATGGAGGAAGaaaatttctgaaaaaagTTCGCAGTGGG GGAATTGAACCGGGTATAAGAGCTGAAGTTTGGCCCTTTTTACTTGGAGT CTATGATTTGAATAGTTCTGAAGAGGAAAGGAATACCATCAAGATAAAGAAAAG GAATGAGTACGAAAAGCTGAGGCGCAAGTGCCATCAAATTCTGAACTGCTACAAGGGATTTGAGCTAAAGGTTATAAATGAAGTTACTAATGAGGGTTGTTCTGGTGGTGCAACTTATATGGAAGACGTTAGTACAAGTGTTTCTGTGTCACCCAAGGAATTTAGTTGTTTAGTCAGCAAGGCGAACAGCCCCGAGAGTGCTGACCGTGCTGCTGCAGAATGCATGGATGAAGATATAAGTGAGTTAATTCATGTAGACCAATGCATGGCAGAATCAGAATCTTCTGAGTCAGAGTCTTCGGATGAAGATGACCATGGGCAGATATCCATGGGTGCCAATATAGAAGAGAACTGTGCTCCGGAGCCTAAATTTGTCAGGAGTGCCTCATCCAAGTCAGACTTCTTTAGATCCAACAAAACTCCAgaggattttgcaacatggCAGCGTATTATACGTCTAGATGCTATCCGCGCAAACACAGATTGGGCTTTATTCTCCCATAACCAAGCTGAAGTCTGTAAAGAGAATGCACTGCAGCATGCATTATCGATTGGGTTGAAAGATTATGACCATTTAGAACCTTACATGATCTATCATGCGGCCCGGTTAGTTGCATTGCTCGAGGCATATGCTCTCTATGATCCAGAGATTGGCTACTGCCAAGGTATGAGTGACCTCTTGTCGCCTATAATCGCGGTGATGGAGGAAGACCACGAAGCATTTTGGTGCTTTGTGGGTTTCATGAGGAAAGCGAGGCACAACTTCAGGCTCGACGAGGTTGGGATAAAAACACAGCTGAAGACTGTCTCCCGGATTATCAAGCGCAAGGACTCGCACCTCTACCGGCACCTGCAGAAGCTGCAGGCCGAGGACTGCTTCTTTGTGTACAGGATGGTGTTGGTTCTATTCAGGAGAGAGCTCACCTTTGAGCAGACCCTGTGTCTGTGGGAGGTGATGTGGGCCGATCAGGCTGCCATTCGGGCCGGGATCAGAAGGTCCACATGGGGAAAGATAAGGCTCCATGCTCCTCCCACCGACGACCTGCTGCTCTATGCTATTGCGGCCTGTGTCCTTCAGAGGAGGAAGCTGATCATCGAGAGGTACAGCAGCATGGATGAGATACTGCGGGAGTGCCAAAGCATGGCGGGGCAGCTTGACGTCTGGAGGCTTCTGGACGACGCGCACGACTTGGTCGTTAACCTGCATAATAAAATCTGA
- the LOC100837406 gene encoding cytochrome P450 78A9 produces the protein MAPATSASEDCAGWLLYASLAARCNDGGEAYRAAVFAMALLATSFILTSLLHWASTPGGPAWGRYRWTSTTSRAAISTSPRIPGPRGLPVVGSMGLMTGLAHRKLAAAVAAGGDDEEERSQRRRLMAFSMGETRAVVSSDPAVARELLSSPAFADRPVKESAYGLLFHRAIGFAPHGAYWRSLRRVASAHLFSPRQVAASAAHRAAIARSMVGSVSAIAMGSGEVEVRRFLKRAALHGVMWSVFGRRYDGTAAPELGKKEEEELRSMVEEGYELLGKLNWADHLPWLARFDLQGIRARCAALVPRVNRFVGKIVDDHRAAAAADAGDRVVDFTDVLLSLQGADKLSDADMIAVLWEMVFRGTDTMAVVMEWVLARLVMHQDVQARVQEELDRVVGPGQAVSESDAARLVYLQAVIKETMRLHPPGPLLSWARLATSDVHVGGFLVPAGTTAMVNMWAITHDPTVWADPLEFNPDRFIVGAVPLSEGHHNAVPGAEFSIMGSDLRLAPFGSGRRICPGKPLAMASIGFWVATLLHEFKWTSAPRGDVDLSEVLRLSCEMAAPLKARLTPRRPV, from the exons atggcgccggcgacTTCTGCTTCCGAGGACTGCGCGGGGTGGCTGCTGTACGCGTCCCTGGCCGCGAGATGCAACGACGGCGGTGAGGCCTACCGggccgccgtcttcgccaTGGCCCTGCTGGCCACCAGTTTCATCCTCACCTCGCTCCTCCACTGGGCCTCCACCCCCGGCGGCCCGGCCTGGGGACGCTACCGCTGGACTTCCACCACCTCTCGGGCCGCCATTAGCACTAGCCCTCGCATCCCCGGCCCGCGCGGGCTGCCGGTGGTCGGCAGCATGGGCCTCATGACGGGCCTGGCCCACCGCAAGCTCGCCGCGGCTGTCGCCGCCGGGGGAGACGACGAAGAGGAGAGGTCCCAGCGGAGGCGGCTGATGGCGTTCTCGATGGGCGAGACGCGGGCCGTGGTGAGCTCGGACCCGGCCGTGGCCCGCGAGCTGCTGTCGAGCCCGGCGTTCGCGGACCGGCCCGTCAAGGAGTCCGCCTACGGGCTCCTCTTCCACCGCGCCATCGGCTTCGCGCCCCACGGCGCCTACTGGCGCTCCCTCCGCCGCGTCGCCTCGGCGCACCTCTTCTCGCCGCGCCAggtcgccgcctccgccgcccaccgcgccgccatcgcccgcAGCATGGTTGGCTCCGTCTCCGCCATCGCCAtgggctccggcgaggtcgaggTCCGCCGGTTCCTGAAGCGGGCGGCGCTGCACGGGGTCATGTGGTCCGTGTTCGGCCGGAGGTACGacggcacggcggcgccggagctggggaagaaggaggaggaagagctgAGGAGCATGGTGGAAGAAGGATACGAGCTCCTCGGCAAGCTCAACTGGGCCGACCACCTGCCATGGCTGGCCCGCTTCGACCTCCAGGGGATACGGGCCCGGTGCGCCGCCCTCGTGCCACGCGTCAACCGCTTCGTCGGCAAGATCGTCGACGACCaccgcgccgctgctgccgccgacgccggcgatcgTGTCGTGGACTTCACCGACGTTCTGCTATCCCTTCAAGGCGCCGACAAGCTCTCCGACGCCGACATGATCGCGGTTCTCTGG GAGATGGTGTTCCGTGGCACGGACACGATGGCGGTGGTGATGGAGTGGGTGCTGGCCCGGCTGGTGATGCACCAGGACGTGCAGGCCAGGGTCCAGGAGGAGCTGGACCGGGTGGTCGGGCCGGGCCAAGCCGTCTCCGAATCGGACGCGGCCCGGCTCGTCTACCTCCAGGCCGTTATTAAGGAGACGATGCGGCTGCACCCGCCAGGCCCCCTGCTCTCATGGGCCCGGCTCGCCACATCGGACGTTCATGTGGGCGGGTTCCTCGTGCCAGCTGGCACCACCGCCATGGTTAACATGTGGGCCATCACCCATGACCCGACCGTGTGGGCGGATCCGCTGGAGTTCAACCCCGACAGGTTCATTGTCGGAGCCGTTCCGTTGTCGGAAGGTCATCATAATGCCGTTCCGGGCGCTGAGTTCTCCATAATGGGCTCGGATCTCAGGCTCGCGCCATTCGGATCGGGCAGGCGGATCTGCCCCGGGAAGCCACTGGCGATGGCCAGCATCGGGTTTTGGGTCGCGACGCTCCTCCATGAGTTCAAGTGGACCTCGGCGCCACGTGGTGACGTCGACCTGTCGGAGGTGCTGAGGCTGTCATGCGAGATGGCCGCCCCGCTCAAGGCGAGGCTCACACCAAGGCGCCCTGTGTGA